A single window of Triplophysa rosa linkage group LG20, Trosa_1v2, whole genome shotgun sequence DNA harbors:
- the usp48 gene encoding ubiquitin carboxyl-terminal hydrolase 48 isoform X3 codes for MAPRLQLEKAAWRWAETVRPEDITHEHIALAYRIALLACKRGTCRRNCKGNPNCLVGIGEQSWLGEIDENTFHNIDDPNSERRDKNTFVGLTNLGATCYVNTFLQVWFHNLELRRALYCFQNSRAEVHNMDSADYEPRTICEHLQYLFALLQNSNRRYIDPSGLVKALGLDTGQQQDAQEFSKLFLSLLEDTLSKQKDPHLQNVIQQQFCGQFSYVTVCNKCGRESPLPSRFYELELNIQGHKNLTECVTEFLKEEKLDGDNRYFCESCQSKQNATRRIKLQSLPRTLNFQLMRFVFDRQSSHKKKLNTFISFPEVLDMGPFLEGKDEKCTYELSAVLIHRGVSAYSGHYIAHVRDAHTNDWYKFNDEEIEKMEGKKLQLGIEEDIAETAKSQTRKPKCSKGYHCSRNAYMLVYKRQVEEDNQPETSILVPAFLQKLVDQDNKKFEEWCNEMSDMRKQSVDKGKAKHEEVKELYELLPAEDDQSYDFVPLEWLKKWLDDSTAIKEIDNSHFLCSHGKLHPDKVGEAKRISPKAADLLFGRYGGGPRLDRSSLCRDCVAQRCRVLRLKNQLNEDYREVTNLAKAALKSDEPGFWIGKTSLRAWRQLALDQLEEDEEETKHNNSKVNGEKSSSPGNRADGCKGNNEEGDGEEMKNFNEDILCYHGGLSILESDRRLVSAEVWNKLRVYFPKAPEFTQQQHEPCQHCTRLEKEGKENEALNRMMANEQKTSLLNLFQEKNRPTLQKWPQETDVLYIVPLYFVDEWRKFIRRPAKGNPVSSVGNSILLCPHGGFMFTYDSMLHGDAQHIALLWPDEWEVINKMFLVDHSISIRKMPDTTQDNSGVCYQTQPDLCRECREGFIFQQQRDMREYAQATVYVRKVIDKTTMIKESAPEFSVSGSDVEEEREEPKIDGEKDPDFSQSEGGAKRQKLDETASVSTTTTTAASKSGIRRSTRHRKLRGEKALIVSANQTLKELKIQIMHAFSVAPFDQNLSIDGRCLTDDSATLGSLGVIPESIICLKADEPIADYAAMDDVYQVCMPEEGFKGTGLLGH; via the exons ATGGCTCCTCGGTTGCAGCTGGAAAAAGCTGCTTGGCGGTGGGCAGAGACGGTCAGACCAGAGGATATCACACATGAACACATCGCTTTAGCTTATAGAATCGCATTGCTAGCATGCAAGAGAGGGACATGCAG GAGGAACTGTAAAGGGAATCCTAACTGTCTAGTTGGAATTGGAGAACAGTCATGGTTGGGTGAAATTGATGAAAATACTTTCCACAATATCGATGACCCAAACTCAGAAAGGCGGGATAAG AACACTTTTGTAGGCCTGACGAATCTTGGTGCCACATGTTACGTAAACACTTTTCTCCAGGTGTGGTTCCACAATCTGGAACTCCGTAGAGCTCTTTATTGCTTTCAGAATTCCAGAGCGGAAGTGCACAACATGGATTCAG CAGATTATGAGCCAAGGACGATATGTGAACATCTGCAGTACCTGTTTGCATTGCTACAGAACAGCAACAGGCGGTATATTGACCCATCAGGACTGGTAAAGGCTCTAGGGCTAGACACTGGTCAACAGCAG GACGCTCAGGAATTCTCCAAACTCTTCCTCTCACTTTTAGAAGACACCCTTTCGAAGCAGAAAGACCCACATCTCCAAAATGTCATCCAGCAGCAGTTCTGTGGACAGTTTTCCTATGTTACTGT ATGCAACAAATGTGGTCGTGAATCCCCTCTGCCATCTCGATTTTATGAGCTGGAACTGAACATTCAAGGACACAAAAACCTCACTGAGTGCGTCACAGAGTTTCTGAAG GAGGAAAAGCTGGACGGTGATAATCGTTATTTCTGTGAAAGCTGTCAGAGTAAACAGAACGCTACCCGCCGGATCAAGCTCCAGAGTCTTCCCCGCACACTCAACTTTCAGCTCATGCGCTTCGTCTTTGACAG GCAAAGCAGTCACAAAAAGAAGCTGAACACTTTCATTAGTTTTCCAGAAGTTCTTGACATGGGGCCGTTTTTGGAAGGGAAAG ATGAGAAGTGCACGTATGAGCTCAGCGCGGTGTTGATTCATCGCGGCGTGAGCGCGTATTCCGGTCACTACATCGCTCATGTAAGAGACGCCCACACCAACGACTGGTACAAATTCAACGATGAGGAGATCGAGAAAATGGAGGGCAAGAAACTTCAGTTGGGCATTGAAGAGGACATTG CTGAGACTGCCAAATCTCAAACCCGAAAGCCGAAATGTAGCAAAGGCTATCACTGCTCGAGGAACGCTTACATGTTGGTGTACAAACGGCAGGTGGAGGAGGACAACCAACCAGAAACCAGCATCCTAGTACCAG CTTTTCTCCAGAAGCTGGTTGACCAGGACAACAAGAAGTTTGAGGAGTGGTGCAATGAGATGTCAGACATGCGAAAGCAAAGCGTAGACAAAGGCAAAGCCAAACATGAGGAGGTGAAGGAGCTCTACGAATTGTTACCCGCGGAAGACG ACCAGTCGTATGACTTTGTGCCTCTGGAATGGCTCAAGAAGTGGCTGGATGATTCGACAGCCATCAAGGAAATTGACAACAGCCATTTTCTGTGCTCTCATGGCAAACTGCACCCAGACAAGGTTGGCGAGGCCAAAAGAATCTCCCCGAAAGCCGCTGATCTGCTCTTTGGTCGCTACGGAGGAGGTCCCAGACTAGACC GGTCTTCTCTCTGCAGAGACTGTGTTGCTCAGCGATGCAGGGTCCTCAGACTGAAAAACCAACTGAATGAAGATTACAGAGAGGTGACAAATCTTGCCAAAGCCGCTTTGAAAAG TGATGAGCCAGGTTTCTGGATCGGGAAGACCTCTCTGAGGGCCTGGAGGCAGTTGGCTTTGGACCAGCtggaggaagatgaagaggaaACCAAACACAACAACAGCAAAGTTAATGGAGAGAAGAGCAGCAGCCCGGGGAACAGAG CTGATGGATGTAAAGGGAATAACGAAGAAGGGGACGGTGAAGAGATGAAGAACTTTAATGAAGACATTCTATGTTATCACG gtGGTTTGAGTATACTAGAGAGTGACCGGCGGCTGGTTTCTGCTGAGGTGTGGAATAAACTGAGAGTGTATTTCCCTAAGGCCCCggagtttacacaacaacaacacgAGCCATGTCAGCACTGCAcg AGGCTAGAAAAAGAGGGGAAAGAGAACGAGGCTTTGAACAGAATGATGGCCAATGAGCAGAAGACTTCTCTTCTAAACCTCTTCCAGGAAAAAAACCGACCCACGCTGCAGAAATGGCCACAG GAAACAGATGTCCTGTATATTGTACCCCTTTACTTTGTGGATGAATGGAGGAAATTCATAAG GAGGCCAGCAAAGGGTAACCCAGTGTCCAGTGTGGGCAACAGCATTCTGCTTTGCCCTCATGGTGGATTCATGTTCACATATGACTCCATGCTACACGGAGACGCCCAACA TATAGCTCTTCTCTGGCCCGATGAATGGGAGGTGATCAACAAAATGTTTCTAGTGGACCACTCCATCTCTATACGTAAGATGCCTGACACAACACAAGACAACAGCGGTGTGTGTTACCAGACTCAACCAG ACTTGTGTCGAGAGTGCCGAGAGGGCTTCATTTTCCAACAGCAGAGAGACATGCGGGAATACGCGCAAGCCACTGTTTATGTTCGAAAAGTCATTGACAAGACAACT ATGATTAAAGAGTCGGCCCCGGAGTTCAGTGTTAGTGGCTCGGACGTGGAGGAGGAGCGAGAAGAGCCAAAGATCGATGGAGAGAAAGATCCAGACTTCAGTCAG TCTGAGGGCGGAGCCAAACGACAGAAGCTGGACGAAACCGCCTCCGTATCCACGACCACCACAACTGCTGCTTCCAAGTCGGGCATCAGGAGAAGCACGAGGCACAGGAAACTGCGAGGGGAGAAGGCCCTCATCGTTTCAGCCAACCAGACTCTTAAAGAGCTAAAGATCCAG ATCATGCATGCGTTCTCTGTCGCTCCGTTTGACCAAAACCTCTCCATAGACGGACGCTGTTTGACAGACGACTCGGCAACTTTAGGAAGTCTTGGAGTTATCCCAGAGAGCATCATATGCCTTAAG GCTGATGAACCCATTGCTGATTATGCTGCAATGGATGATGTGTATCAAG tctgtATGCCCGAGGAAGGTTTTAAAG GCACTGGGCTTTTAGGACACTGA
- the usp48 gene encoding ubiquitin carboxyl-terminal hydrolase 48 isoform X4: MAPRLQLEKAAWRWAETVRPEDITHEHIALAYRIALLACKRGTCRRNCKGNPNCLVGIGEQSWLGEIDENTFHNIDDPNSERRDKNTFVGLTNLGATCYVNTFLQVWFHNLELRRALYCFQNSRAEVHNMDSDYEPRTICEHLQYLFALLQNSNRRYIDPSGLVKALGLDTGQQQDAQEFSKLFLSLLEDTLSKQKDPHLQNVIQQQFCGQFSYVTVCNKCGRESPLPSRFYELELNIQGHKNLTECVTEFLKEEKLDGDNRYFCESCQSKQNATRRIKLQSLPRTLNFQLMRFVFDRQSSHKKKLNTFISFPEVLDMGPFLEGKDEKCTYELSAVLIHRGVSAYSGHYIAHVRDAHTNDWYKFNDEEIEKMEGKKLQLGIEEDIAETAKSQTRKPKCSKGYHCSRNAYMLVYKRQVEEDNQPETSILVPAFLQKLVDQDNKKFEEWCNEMSDMRKQSVDKGKAKHEEVKELYELLPAEDDQSYDFVPLEWLKKWLDDSTAIKEIDNSHFLCSHGKLHPDKVGEAKRISPKAADLLFGRYGGGPRLDRSSLCRDCVAQRCRVLRLKNQLNEDYREVTNLAKAALKSDEPGFWIGKTSLRAWRQLALDQLEEDEEETKHNNSKVNGEKSSSPGNRADGCKGNNEEGDGEEMKNFNEDILCYHGGLSILESDRRLVSAEVWNKLRVYFPKAPEFTQQQHEPCQHCTRLEKEGKENEALNRMMANEQKTSLLNLFQEKNRPTLQKWPQETDVLYIVPLYFVDEWRKFIRRPAKGNPVSSVGNSILLCPHGGFMFTYDSMLHGDAQHIALLWPDEWEVINKMFLVDHSISIRKMPDTTQDNSGVCYQTQPDLCRECREGFIFQQQRDMREYAQATVYVRKVIDKTTMIKESAPEFSVSGSDVEEEREEPKIDGEKDPDFSQSEGGAKRQKLDETASVSTTTTTAASKSGIRRSTRHRKLRGEKALIVSANQTLKELKIQIMHAFSVAPFDQNLSIDGRCLTDDSATLGSLGVIPESIICLKADEPIADYAAMDDVYQVCMPEEGFKGTGLLGH; the protein is encoded by the exons ATGGCTCCTCGGTTGCAGCTGGAAAAAGCTGCTTGGCGGTGGGCAGAGACGGTCAGACCAGAGGATATCACACATGAACACATCGCTTTAGCTTATAGAATCGCATTGCTAGCATGCAAGAGAGGGACATGCAG GAGGAACTGTAAAGGGAATCCTAACTGTCTAGTTGGAATTGGAGAACAGTCATGGTTGGGTGAAATTGATGAAAATACTTTCCACAATATCGATGACCCAAACTCAGAAAGGCGGGATAAG AACACTTTTGTAGGCCTGACGAATCTTGGTGCCACATGTTACGTAAACACTTTTCTCCAGGTGTGGTTCCACAATCTGGAACTCCGTAGAGCTCTTTATTGCTTTCAGAATTCCAGAGCGGAAGTGCACAACATGGATTCAG ATTATGAGCCAAGGACGATATGTGAACATCTGCAGTACCTGTTTGCATTGCTACAGAACAGCAACAGGCGGTATATTGACCCATCAGGACTGGTAAAGGCTCTAGGGCTAGACACTGGTCAACAGCAG GACGCTCAGGAATTCTCCAAACTCTTCCTCTCACTTTTAGAAGACACCCTTTCGAAGCAGAAAGACCCACATCTCCAAAATGTCATCCAGCAGCAGTTCTGTGGACAGTTTTCCTATGTTACTGT ATGCAACAAATGTGGTCGTGAATCCCCTCTGCCATCTCGATTTTATGAGCTGGAACTGAACATTCAAGGACACAAAAACCTCACTGAGTGCGTCACAGAGTTTCTGAAG GAGGAAAAGCTGGACGGTGATAATCGTTATTTCTGTGAAAGCTGTCAGAGTAAACAGAACGCTACCCGCCGGATCAAGCTCCAGAGTCTTCCCCGCACACTCAACTTTCAGCTCATGCGCTTCGTCTTTGACAG GCAAAGCAGTCACAAAAAGAAGCTGAACACTTTCATTAGTTTTCCAGAAGTTCTTGACATGGGGCCGTTTTTGGAAGGGAAAG ATGAGAAGTGCACGTATGAGCTCAGCGCGGTGTTGATTCATCGCGGCGTGAGCGCGTATTCCGGTCACTACATCGCTCATGTAAGAGACGCCCACACCAACGACTGGTACAAATTCAACGATGAGGAGATCGAGAAAATGGAGGGCAAGAAACTTCAGTTGGGCATTGAAGAGGACATTG CTGAGACTGCCAAATCTCAAACCCGAAAGCCGAAATGTAGCAAAGGCTATCACTGCTCGAGGAACGCTTACATGTTGGTGTACAAACGGCAGGTGGAGGAGGACAACCAACCAGAAACCAGCATCCTAGTACCAG CTTTTCTCCAGAAGCTGGTTGACCAGGACAACAAGAAGTTTGAGGAGTGGTGCAATGAGATGTCAGACATGCGAAAGCAAAGCGTAGACAAAGGCAAAGCCAAACATGAGGAGGTGAAGGAGCTCTACGAATTGTTACCCGCGGAAGACG ACCAGTCGTATGACTTTGTGCCTCTGGAATGGCTCAAGAAGTGGCTGGATGATTCGACAGCCATCAAGGAAATTGACAACAGCCATTTTCTGTGCTCTCATGGCAAACTGCACCCAGACAAGGTTGGCGAGGCCAAAAGAATCTCCCCGAAAGCCGCTGATCTGCTCTTTGGTCGCTACGGAGGAGGTCCCAGACTAGACC GGTCTTCTCTCTGCAGAGACTGTGTTGCTCAGCGATGCAGGGTCCTCAGACTGAAAAACCAACTGAATGAAGATTACAGAGAGGTGACAAATCTTGCCAAAGCCGCTTTGAAAAG TGATGAGCCAGGTTTCTGGATCGGGAAGACCTCTCTGAGGGCCTGGAGGCAGTTGGCTTTGGACCAGCtggaggaagatgaagaggaaACCAAACACAACAACAGCAAAGTTAATGGAGAGAAGAGCAGCAGCCCGGGGAACAGAG CTGATGGATGTAAAGGGAATAACGAAGAAGGGGACGGTGAAGAGATGAAGAACTTTAATGAAGACATTCTATGTTATCACG gtGGTTTGAGTATACTAGAGAGTGACCGGCGGCTGGTTTCTGCTGAGGTGTGGAATAAACTGAGAGTGTATTTCCCTAAGGCCCCggagtttacacaacaacaacacgAGCCATGTCAGCACTGCAcg AGGCTAGAAAAAGAGGGGAAAGAGAACGAGGCTTTGAACAGAATGATGGCCAATGAGCAGAAGACTTCTCTTCTAAACCTCTTCCAGGAAAAAAACCGACCCACGCTGCAGAAATGGCCACAG GAAACAGATGTCCTGTATATTGTACCCCTTTACTTTGTGGATGAATGGAGGAAATTCATAAG GAGGCCAGCAAAGGGTAACCCAGTGTCCAGTGTGGGCAACAGCATTCTGCTTTGCCCTCATGGTGGATTCATGTTCACATATGACTCCATGCTACACGGAGACGCCCAACA TATAGCTCTTCTCTGGCCCGATGAATGGGAGGTGATCAACAAAATGTTTCTAGTGGACCACTCCATCTCTATACGTAAGATGCCTGACACAACACAAGACAACAGCGGTGTGTGTTACCAGACTCAACCAG ACTTGTGTCGAGAGTGCCGAGAGGGCTTCATTTTCCAACAGCAGAGAGACATGCGGGAATACGCGCAAGCCACTGTTTATGTTCGAAAAGTCATTGACAAGACAACT ATGATTAAAGAGTCGGCCCCGGAGTTCAGTGTTAGTGGCTCGGACGTGGAGGAGGAGCGAGAAGAGCCAAAGATCGATGGAGAGAAAGATCCAGACTTCAGTCAG TCTGAGGGCGGAGCCAAACGACAGAAGCTGGACGAAACCGCCTCCGTATCCACGACCACCACAACTGCTGCTTCCAAGTCGGGCATCAGGAGAAGCACGAGGCACAGGAAACTGCGAGGGGAGAAGGCCCTCATCGTTTCAGCCAACCAGACTCTTAAAGAGCTAAAGATCCAG ATCATGCATGCGTTCTCTGTCGCTCCGTTTGACCAAAACCTCTCCATAGACGGACGCTGTTTGACAGACGACTCGGCAACTTTAGGAAGTCTTGGAGTTATCCCAGAGAGCATCATATGCCTTAAG GCTGATGAACCCATTGCTGATTATGCTGCAATGGATGATGTGTATCAAG tctgtATGCCCGAGGAAGGTTTTAAAG GCACTGGGCTTTTAGGACACTGA
- the usp48 gene encoding ubiquitin carboxyl-terminal hydrolase 48 isoform X1 codes for MAPRLQLEKAAWRWAETVRPEDITHEHIALAYRIALLACKRGTCRRNCKGNPNCLVGIGEQSWLGEIDENTFHNIDDPNSERRDKNTFVGLTNLGATCYVNTFLQVWFHNLELRRALYCFQNSRAEVHNMDSADYEPRTICEHLQYLFALLQNSNRRYIDPSGLVKALGLDTGQQQDAQEFSKLFLSLLEDTLSKQKDPHLQNVIQQQFCGQFSYVTVCNKCGRESPLPSRFYELELNIQGHKNLTECVTEFLKEEKLDGDNRYFCESCQSKQNATRRIKLQSLPRTLNFQLMRFVFDRQSSHKKKLNTFISFPEVLDMGPFLEGKDEKCTYELSAVLIHRGVSAYSGHYIAHVRDAHTNDWYKFNDEEIEKMEGKKLQLGIEEDIAETAKSQTRKPKCSKGYHCSRNAYMLVYKRQVEEDNQPETSILVPAFLQKLVDQDNKKFEEWCNEMSDMRKQSVDKGKAKHEEVKELYELLPAEDDQSYDFVPLEWLKKWLDDSTAIKEIDNSHFLCSHGKLHPDKVGEAKRISPKAADLLFGRYGGGPRLDRSSLCRDCVAQRCRVLRLKNQLNEDYREVTNLAKAALKSDEPGFWIGKTSLRAWRQLALDQLEEDEEETKHNNSKVNGEKSSSPGNRADGCKGNNEEGDGEEMKNFNEDILCYHGGLSILESDRRLVSAEVWNKLRVYFPKAPEFTQQQHEPCQHCTRLEKEGKENEALNRMMANEQKTSLLNLFQEKNRPTLQKWPQETDVLYIVPLYFVDEWRKFIRRPAKGNPVSSVGNSILLCPHGGFMFTYDSMLHGDAQHIALLWPDEWEVINKMFLVDHSISIRKMPDTTQDNSGVCYQTQPDLCRECREGFIFQQQRDMREYAQATVYVRKVIDKTTMIKESAPEFSVSGSDVEEEREEPKIDGEKDPDFSQVLQKICLCVWLRSCLPVYVCICLLTASLSFTLSSNQSEGGAKRQKLDETASVSTTTTTAASKSGIRRSTRHRKLRGEKALIVSANQTLKELKIQIMHAFSVAPFDQNLSIDGRCLTDDSATLGSLGVIPESIICLKADEPIADYAAMDDVYQVCMPEEGFKGTGLLGH; via the exons ATGGCTCCTCGGTTGCAGCTGGAAAAAGCTGCTTGGCGGTGGGCAGAGACGGTCAGACCAGAGGATATCACACATGAACACATCGCTTTAGCTTATAGAATCGCATTGCTAGCATGCAAGAGAGGGACATGCAG GAGGAACTGTAAAGGGAATCCTAACTGTCTAGTTGGAATTGGAGAACAGTCATGGTTGGGTGAAATTGATGAAAATACTTTCCACAATATCGATGACCCAAACTCAGAAAGGCGGGATAAG AACACTTTTGTAGGCCTGACGAATCTTGGTGCCACATGTTACGTAAACACTTTTCTCCAGGTGTGGTTCCACAATCTGGAACTCCGTAGAGCTCTTTATTGCTTTCAGAATTCCAGAGCGGAAGTGCACAACATGGATTCAG CAGATTATGAGCCAAGGACGATATGTGAACATCTGCAGTACCTGTTTGCATTGCTACAGAACAGCAACAGGCGGTATATTGACCCATCAGGACTGGTAAAGGCTCTAGGGCTAGACACTGGTCAACAGCAG GACGCTCAGGAATTCTCCAAACTCTTCCTCTCACTTTTAGAAGACACCCTTTCGAAGCAGAAAGACCCACATCTCCAAAATGTCATCCAGCAGCAGTTCTGTGGACAGTTTTCCTATGTTACTGT ATGCAACAAATGTGGTCGTGAATCCCCTCTGCCATCTCGATTTTATGAGCTGGAACTGAACATTCAAGGACACAAAAACCTCACTGAGTGCGTCACAGAGTTTCTGAAG GAGGAAAAGCTGGACGGTGATAATCGTTATTTCTGTGAAAGCTGTCAGAGTAAACAGAACGCTACCCGCCGGATCAAGCTCCAGAGTCTTCCCCGCACACTCAACTTTCAGCTCATGCGCTTCGTCTTTGACAG GCAAAGCAGTCACAAAAAGAAGCTGAACACTTTCATTAGTTTTCCAGAAGTTCTTGACATGGGGCCGTTTTTGGAAGGGAAAG ATGAGAAGTGCACGTATGAGCTCAGCGCGGTGTTGATTCATCGCGGCGTGAGCGCGTATTCCGGTCACTACATCGCTCATGTAAGAGACGCCCACACCAACGACTGGTACAAATTCAACGATGAGGAGATCGAGAAAATGGAGGGCAAGAAACTTCAGTTGGGCATTGAAGAGGACATTG CTGAGACTGCCAAATCTCAAACCCGAAAGCCGAAATGTAGCAAAGGCTATCACTGCTCGAGGAACGCTTACATGTTGGTGTACAAACGGCAGGTGGAGGAGGACAACCAACCAGAAACCAGCATCCTAGTACCAG CTTTTCTCCAGAAGCTGGTTGACCAGGACAACAAGAAGTTTGAGGAGTGGTGCAATGAGATGTCAGACATGCGAAAGCAAAGCGTAGACAAAGGCAAAGCCAAACATGAGGAGGTGAAGGAGCTCTACGAATTGTTACCCGCGGAAGACG ACCAGTCGTATGACTTTGTGCCTCTGGAATGGCTCAAGAAGTGGCTGGATGATTCGACAGCCATCAAGGAAATTGACAACAGCCATTTTCTGTGCTCTCATGGCAAACTGCACCCAGACAAGGTTGGCGAGGCCAAAAGAATCTCCCCGAAAGCCGCTGATCTGCTCTTTGGTCGCTACGGAGGAGGTCCCAGACTAGACC GGTCTTCTCTCTGCAGAGACTGTGTTGCTCAGCGATGCAGGGTCCTCAGACTGAAAAACCAACTGAATGAAGATTACAGAGAGGTGACAAATCTTGCCAAAGCCGCTTTGAAAAG TGATGAGCCAGGTTTCTGGATCGGGAAGACCTCTCTGAGGGCCTGGAGGCAGTTGGCTTTGGACCAGCtggaggaagatgaagaggaaACCAAACACAACAACAGCAAAGTTAATGGAGAGAAGAGCAGCAGCCCGGGGAACAGAG CTGATGGATGTAAAGGGAATAACGAAGAAGGGGACGGTGAAGAGATGAAGAACTTTAATGAAGACATTCTATGTTATCACG gtGGTTTGAGTATACTAGAGAGTGACCGGCGGCTGGTTTCTGCTGAGGTGTGGAATAAACTGAGAGTGTATTTCCCTAAGGCCCCggagtttacacaacaacaacacgAGCCATGTCAGCACTGCAcg AGGCTAGAAAAAGAGGGGAAAGAGAACGAGGCTTTGAACAGAATGATGGCCAATGAGCAGAAGACTTCTCTTCTAAACCTCTTCCAGGAAAAAAACCGACCCACGCTGCAGAAATGGCCACAG GAAACAGATGTCCTGTATATTGTACCCCTTTACTTTGTGGATGAATGGAGGAAATTCATAAG GAGGCCAGCAAAGGGTAACCCAGTGTCCAGTGTGGGCAACAGCATTCTGCTTTGCCCTCATGGTGGATTCATGTTCACATATGACTCCATGCTACACGGAGACGCCCAACA TATAGCTCTTCTCTGGCCCGATGAATGGGAGGTGATCAACAAAATGTTTCTAGTGGACCACTCCATCTCTATACGTAAGATGCCTGACACAACACAAGACAACAGCGGTGTGTGTTACCAGACTCAACCAG ACTTGTGTCGAGAGTGCCGAGAGGGCTTCATTTTCCAACAGCAGAGAGACATGCGGGAATACGCGCAAGCCACTGTTTATGTTCGAAAAGTCATTGACAAGACAACT ATGATTAAAGAGTCGGCCCCGGAGTTCAGTGTTAGTGGCTCGGACGTGGAGGAGGAGCGAGAAGAGCCAAAGATCGATGGAGAGAAAGATCCAGACTTCAGTCAGGTATTACAAAagatctgtctgtgtgtttggcTACGTTCCTGTCTGCCTGTCTATGTATGTATCTGTCTCCTCACAGCATCTTTGTCTTTTACGCTCTCTTCAAATCAGTCTGAGGGCGGAGCCAAACGACAGAAGCTGGACGAAACCGCCTCCGTATCCACGACCACCACAACTGCTGCTTCCAAGTCGGGCATCAGGAGAAGCACGAGGCACAGGAAACTGCGAGGGGAGAAGGCCCTCATCGTTTCAGCCAACCAGACTCTTAAAGAGCTAAAGATCCAG ATCATGCATGCGTTCTCTGTCGCTCCGTTTGACCAAAACCTCTCCATAGACGGACGCTGTTTGACAGACGACTCGGCAACTTTAGGAAGTCTTGGAGTTATCCCAGAGAGCATCATATGCCTTAAG GCTGATGAACCCATTGCTGATTATGCTGCAATGGATGATGTGTATCAAG tctgtATGCCCGAGGAAGGTTTTAAAG GCACTGGGCTTTTAGGACACTGA